GACCTGCCCGGCGGGGACCACGCGGCACTCATTGCCTCGATCAAGGAGAAGCTGCTTCCGCTCGGCGACAATATCGGCTTCATCTGCGGCCACGGACCAGGCGGTCAGCTCGGCGAGGAGCGCAGGACAAATCCGTTCCTGGTACAGGCCTCGGCTTGATGGCGCCGGCGGCGGTTCGTTCTCCCGGGGCAAGATCCCCGCACGGCGGACCGTCCGGGGATTCACGGCAAGCTGCCTGAACCCTATTTCGGCACACAGAAATGATCGAGGCCGTCATAGCCGCGATAGGTGCCGGTCTGCGGATTGAAGGACCGGTAGCGGGCGTCGCACCAGCGATACCATTCCGGCGACCAGGGTTGCAGACGGCTCTCATAGGTAATCACGCGCGGCCCGGAGGGCGCAGGCGGATATGCATTCGGCGCGGTCCGGTACTCTCGAACCGGCCGATTGGCGCTGGACAGTGCACCGGCGATGATCGCGACGCCCGCCAGGCCGAGGATGGCCGCTGCCGCCGCTTCGCCACCGTCCAGGTGGCGGTCGACGTGCGAATGACGCGGACCGGGCGCCGGTGCGACACGCCCGGTGCAGAAGCGCCGGCCATCGCGCCGGAAGCAGTCGCTGCCGCGGTGGAAGTTGCGGGCGCCATCGTGGCGTTTCCAGCCATCGGCGGCGGCCGGTGACGCGGCCAGCGGCGACATGGCGGTCGCGGTGACGGCACACGCGGCAACGAGGGATTTCAGCGCGGATGACGCAAACAGCTTGCTCATGACGTTTCTCCAATCGCGTCTTGTTCGGCAAAGGGACGGCTGCGCCGCCCGAACGCGTGGGAGCAAACTAGGAAGGCCAAGCTGAACGCAGCCTGAACGGCCAATCACACCGTCTTTCATGCGTTCACGCATGTGCGCGGACAAGAAAAAGGCGCGCGGCAATTGCGGCCGCGCGCCTACATGTCCAATCGGCAGCAGCGTCGCCGCCGCAGATCATTCCTACTCGGCGATGGCGAGGTTTACCGCTTTCGGTCCCTTGCCGCGACGGTCCGGCTCGGTCTCGAACGAGACCTTCTGGTTCTCCATCAGGCCGTCGAGGCCGGACGCCTGCAGGGCGGAGATGTGGACGAAGATGTCCGCGCCGCCGTCATCCGGCTTGATGAAGCCGAAGCCCTTGTCGGTGTTGAAGAATTTAACCGTACCAGTCTGTGACATATTTCCGGATCCTTTTCCGTGTCGATGCGCGGCCGCCCCATTCTGCCGCATGATTTTCCACGAGCACCATCGCGCGCGGAGAGGCAGGCAGTTCTCGAATGCAAGGAAAGGAACCAGTTCTCGCGCCGTTTCGGTGAACGACGCCCGGCTTGTTTTCTCACGTGCCGGTGCGCGGTATTTCCGACTTCCAATTCGTTCGCAAATTGCCCGAACGGGAAAAATAACTGCTCTAGCCAAGTCAAAATGTAAAGAAAAACTTTTTTGAAACCCGCGCGAAACTTTCTGTGCCAGAAGAAAATGCGACATTCCTGCCGCGTGACAGTGCTCGACATGCGGCATAGGGTTGTTGCGGAA
This portion of the Oricola thermophila genome encodes:
- a CDS encoding BA14K family protein, whose protein sequence is MSKLFASSALKSLVAACAVTATAMSPLAASPAAADGWKRHDGARNFHRGSDCFRRDGRRFCTGRVAPAPGPRHSHVDRHLDGGEAAAAAILGLAGVAIIAGALSSANRPVREYRTAPNAYPPAPSGPRVITYESRLQPWSPEWYRWCDARYRSFNPQTGTYRGYDGLDHFCVPK
- a CDS encoding cold-shock protein, with translation MSQTGTVKFFNTDKGFGFIKPDDGGADIFVHISALQASGLDGLMENQKVSFETEPDRRGKGPKAVNLAIAE